CTCGTAAAAGAGACTGCCGTCCTTGCGCCGACTCGCGAGCTCACCGCGGTACACCTCGCCGCGCAGCAGCAGGTCCCAGATATGCTCATACAGCGCCGGATCGTGGCCGTCGGGCCGCAGCACCCGGGAACGCTGCCCGAGAATCTCGGCGCGGCTGTAGCCGGTCAGGGCCACGAAGGCGGGGTTGACGTACTCAATCATCCCCTCGCGGTCCGTGATGAATACGGGATCGGCGGCCTGCTCCACCGCGCTCGACAGCTTGCGCATCTCGGTCTGCGCCCGTTGCCGCTCACGCTCGCTCTCGCGCCGGAGGCGGTCTTGTACCCGGCGGGCCTGCTGCGCCTCGAGCTCACGCAGCCGCCGCTCGTGCGCCTGTACCGTGCGCGTCTTCTGGTGCAGGTCCACGAACACGCCCACCTTGGCCCGCAGGATCTCGGCCTGTACGGGCGAGTAAATAAAGTCCACCGCGCCCAGCGAGTACCCGCCCAGCATGTCTGCCTCCGCGCGGTCGTGGGCGGTCACGAAGATGATGGGCGTGGTCTCGGTCTGGACGCGGCTGCGAATCAGGCCCGCGGTCTCGAAGCCGTCCATCTCGGGCATCCGCACGTCGAGCAAAATCACCGCGTACTCGTCTTGCAGCAGCAGGCGCAGCGCCTCGCGCCCGGAGGAGGCGAGCACCAGGTTTTGCCCCAGCGTTTCCAGCGCCGAGGCCAGGGCCAGGCGCTTGGCGTCCTGGTCGTCGACGATCAGGATGTTGGCGAGGGGCAGGGTATTGGCGGGGGGGGCGGTCACGCGATTCTCCGGTACAGTTTCTCACGGTAGTTCAGGGTTTCAAAGTGGGCGCTGTGAGGAGAGAACTCCAGCGTCTCATGCTGCCCCAGCCCCAGCACCCCGAACGTGACCAGACTGGCGTGCAGCAGGCCCTGCACCTGCTCTTGCAGCGGCCGGGCGAAATAGATCATCACGTTGCGGCACAAGATCAGGTGAAACTCGTTGAAGGACCCGTCGGTCACCAGGTTGTGCTGGCCCCAGATCACGTTCTGCCGCAGCGGGGCGCTGACGAGCGCGTGCCCCTGCCCCTGGGTGAAATACGCGCTGAAGGAACGCGCGCCGCCCGCGTCGGTGTAGTTACGGGCGTATCCGGCCAGCTTCTCGGCCGAATAGATGCCCTGCCGCGCCACCGCCAGCGCCGGAGCGCTCACGTCCGTGGCGTACAGCCGGGTGCGGGAAAGCAGTCCCGCCTCTTCGAGCAGGATCGCCAGCGAGTAGACCTCCTCGCCGGTCGAGCAGCCCGCGTGCCACACGCGCAAGAAGGGATGGGTCCGCAGCACGGGCAGGACCTGCTCTCGCAGCGCGCGGTAGAAAGAGGGGTCGCGGAACATCTCGGTGACCTGGATGGACAGGGCCGCCACCAGCCGGGTCATGGCGGCCGGATCGTGCAGCACCCGGTCTTGCAGGGCGCTGACGGTGGGGAGACGCTCGGCCTGCAGGCAGTGCAGCACGCGGCGGCGCACGGTGCCCGGTGCGTAGCCCCGAAAGTCGTGGCCGTAGTGCTGGTACACGCCTTCGAGCAGCAGCGTGATCTCGATCTGTTCCAGGGCGTCGGTGGGAGGCGAGAGGGGCGACATATCAGCGTGAGAGCCAAACCCGCAGCAGCGAGAGCAGTTGATCGGTGTTCACCGGCTTGGAGATGTAATCCGAGGCGCCTGACTCAATGGACTTCTCGCGGTCGCCGGGCATGGCCTTGGCGGTCAGGGAGATGATCGGCAACGACTTGAACTTGCGGTTTTGCCGGATCAGGCGGGTGGTCTCGTACCCGTCGAGTTCGGGCATCATCACGTCCATCAGCACGGCGTCGATGTCGGGGGTGCTTTCGAGCATGCTGATCGCGTCGCGGCCGTTTTCCGCCGTGTAGACGGTCATGCGGTGGCGTTCGAGCACAGCGGTCAAGGCGAAGATGTTCCGGATGTCGTCGTCCACCACAAGCACCCGGCGGCCCTGCAGAGTGGGGTCTTGCTGCCGCGCCCCCTCCAGAATCTGCCGCTTGGCTTCGGGCAGGTTGGCCTCCACGCGGTGCAGGAAGAGCGTTACCTCGTCGAGCAGCCGCTCGGGCGAACGAACGTCCTTGAGGATGATCGACTTGGCCGCCTTGCGCAGCTGCGTCTCCTGCTGCCGCGTGAGGTCCTGCGCGGTATAGACGATGACCGGGATGGACTTGTACGCGGGATTCTTCTGCAGGGCCTGAATCAGCTCAAAGCCGGTCATGTCGGTGAGCTGCAGGTCCAGCACGATGCAGTCGAAGGGCGTGGCCTCCAGCGCGGCGAGGGCTTCGGCGCCGCTGCTCACCGCCGTGGTTTTCACGTCACCGTTGCCGATCAGCTCCACGATGTTCTCCCGCTGCGCCGGATCGTCCTCGATCACCAGCAGGTTTTTGACCCGCCGGGCAATGAACGACTCCAAGTTGGCAAAGGCGCGGGTCAGCGCCGCCTTGTCGCCCGACTTGGTGACGTGATCGAGCGCGCCCAGCTTGCGCCCGGTCAGGGTGGCTTCCTCGCCGGAGATGATGTGCACCGGGATGTGCCGGGTGGCCGGGTCGTGCTTGAGGTGGTCGAGCACCGCCCAGCCGCTCGTGTCGGGCAGCGACAGGTCGAGCGTGACCGCCGTGGGCCGGTACGTCTGCGCCAGGGTAATGGCCTGGTCCCCGCGCGTGGCGATGAGCCCCAGAAAGCCGCGTTCATGCGCCAGCTCCAGCAGGATGCCCGCGTAGGTGGGGTCGTCTTCCACGATAAGCACGGTGCGGTCGCCAGGCTGAATGACGGCCCGGTCGTCACCGACGTGCGCGGAGGGCAACGGCGCGGCGGTCCCTTCCGCCGCCGGAACGGGCGAGATGGGTGCCAGGCTGGAAGCGCCGCCGACGCTGCTGGCCGAGGGGGTGTCCAGGCCCGTCCAACCCATGCTGGAGGTGGTGTTCAGGCCCACCACCATATTCCGCGCGCCACCCGCGGCCGGGGTGAAGTCCATTCCCCGCCGCCCCGCGGGCAGGTACAGCGTGAAGACGCTGCCCGAGCCCGGCGTACTCTCCAGCGTGATCTCGCCGCCCAGAATGCGCGCGAGCTCGCGGCTGATCGCCAGCCCCAGACCGGTGCCGCCGTACTTGCGGCTGGTGGAACCGTCGGCCTGCTGGAACGCCTCGAAAATCACGCGCTGCTTATCGGCGGGGATGCCGATGCCGGTGTCGGTCACCCGGAAGGCCACCACGCCTGGCGCACGCAGGAGCGAGGTGTTGTCCAGGCTCCAGCCGCCCACGGCCGGGGCGACCTCCAGCGTGACCGAGCCGCGAGAGGTGAACTTGAAAGCGTTGGCAAGCAGGTTTTTTAGAATCTGGAGCAGGCGCTTCTCGTCGGTGGCGAGGCTGGCGGGCAGCGAGGAATCGAAGCGCAACTCGAAGCCCACACCCTTGTCGGCGGCGACGGGCGCGAACGTCGCTTCCAGCGCCTCGCCGACCACGCGGTAGGGCACATCCGCCACGTCCGCCGTCACGGTACCCGACTCCACCTTGGACAGGTCGAGGATGTCGTTGATCAGGTTGAGCAGGTCATTGCCGGAAGCGTAGATCGTCTTGGCGTAGTTCTGCTGCTGGGCCGAGAGGTTGCCTTCCGGATTCTCGCGCAGTTGATTGGCGAGCAGCAGCAGGCTGTTGAGCGGCGTACGCAACTCGTGGCTCATGTTTGCCAGAAATTCGCTCTTGTACTTGGAGGTCAGCGCGAGCTGCGCGGCCTTTTCCTCCAGCGCCTGCCGCGCCGACTCCACCTCGTGGTTCTTGCGTTCCACCTCGCGGTTTTGTTCGGCCAGCAGCCGGGCCTTTTCTTCCAGCTCCTCGTTGGTCTGGCGCAGCTCTTCTTGCTGGCTCTGGAGTTCCTGCGCCATGCCCTGCGACTGCGCGAGCAGCGTTTCGGTGCGCATGGTGGCCTGAATGGTATTGAGCACGATGCCGATGGACTCGGTGAGCTGCTCCAGAAAGGCGATGTGCGTGGGACTGAAGGTGCTGAAGGAGGCCAGCTCCACCACGGCTTTGGTCTGCTGCTCGAACACCACCGGCAGCACGATGATGCTCGTCGGTGTGGCGGCCCCCAGCCCTGAGTTGATCTGTACGTAGTCGTGCGGTACGTGCGTCAGCACGATAGGCTGCTGCTCCAGCGCACACTGCCCCACCAGGCCCTCGCCCAGTAGAAAGCGGTTGCCCAGGCCCTTGCGCTCGCGGTAGGCGTAGCTCGCCTGCAGTTGCAGCGTCGGGGTGGGCGCGTCCTCGTCCATGGTGTAGAAGACGCCGTGACTGGCCTTGACCAGCGGCGCGAGCTCGGAGAGGATCAGGCGGCTGACCGTTAGCAGGTCGCGCTGGCCCTGCAGCATCCGGGTAAAGCGCGCCAGGTTGGTCTTGAGCCAGTCCTGCTCCTCGTTTTTCTCGGTCGTGTCGCGCAGGTTGTGGATCATCGCGTTGATGTTGTCTTTCAGCGCGTCCAGCTCACCCCGGGCGTCAAGATTGATCGAGCGGGTGAGGTCCCCCTTGGTCACGGCGGTCGCCACCTCGGCAATCGCCCGCACCTGCGTGGTCAGGTTGGCGGCCAGCCGGTTCACGTTGTCCGTGAGGTCCTTCCAGGTGCCCGAAGCGCCCGGCACGCTGGCCTGTCCGCCCAGACGCCCCTCCACGCCCACCTCGCGCGCCACGCCCGTGACCTGATCGGCAAACGTGGCCAGCGTGTCGATCATGGAGTTGATCGTCTCGGCGAGCTCGGCGATCTCACCCTTGGCCTCCAGCGTCAGCTTGCGCTTGAGATCCCCGTTCGCCACCGAGGTCACCACCTGCGCGATCCCACGCACCTGATCGGTGAGGTTCGACGCCATGAAGTTCACGTTGTCGGTGAGGTCCTTCCACGTTCCGCCCACACCGCGCACATCGGCCTGACCCCCGAGCTTGCCTTCCGTGCCCACCTCGCGCGCCACGCGGGTCACCTCGCCCGCAAAGCTGTTCAGCTGGTCCACCATCGTGTTGATGGTGTCTTTCAGCTCCAGCAGTTCGCCGCGCACGTCCACGGTGATCTTTTTACTCAGGTCCCCGTTCGCCACGGCGGTGGTGACGAAGGCGATGTTGCGCACCTGGCTGGTGAGGTTGCCGGCCATGAAGTTCACGCTGTCGGTGAGGTCCTTCCACGTTCCGCCCACACCGCGCACATCGGCCTGACCCCCGAGCTTGCCTTCTGTGCCCACCTCACGCGCCACGCGGGTCACCTCGCCCGCAAAGCTGTTCAGCTGGTCCACCATCGTGTTGATGGTTTCCTTCAGCTCCAGAATCTCACCCCGCGCGTCGGCGGTGATCTTTTTACTCAGGTCCCCGTTCGCCACGGCGGTGGTGACGAAGGCGATGTTGCGCACCTGGCTGGTGAGGTTGCCGGCCATGAAGTTCACGTTGTCGGTGAGGTCTTTCCACGTTCCGCCCACACCGCGCACATCGGCCTGACCCCCGAGCTTGCCTTCCGTGCCCACCTCGCGCGCCACGCGGGTCACCTCGCCCGCAAAGCTGTTCAGCTGGTCCACCATCGTGTTGATGGTGTTCTTGAGGTCCAGAATCTCCCCGCGCGCGTCCACGGTGATCTTTTTACTCAGGTCCCCGTTCGCCACGGCGGTGGTCACGTCCGCGATGTTGCGCACCTGATTGGTGAGGTTGCCGGCCATGAAGTTCACGTTGTCGGTGAGGTCTTTCCACGTTCCGCCCACACCGCGCACATCGGCCTGACCCCCGAGCTTGCCTTCCGTGCCCACCTCGCGCGCCACGCGGGTCACCTCGCCCGCAAAGCTGTTCAGCTGGTCCACCATCGTGTTGATGGTGTTCTTGAGGTCCAGAATCTCCCCGCGCGCGTCCACGGTGATCTTTTTACTCAGGTCCCCGTTCGCCACGGCGGTGGTCACGTCCGCGATGTTACGCACCTGATTGGTGAGGTTGCCGGCCATGAAGTTCACGTTGTCGGTGAGGTCTTTCCACGTTCCGCCCACACCGCGCACATCGGCCTGACCCCCGAGCTTGCCTTCTGTGCCCACCTCGCGCGCCACGCGGGTCACCTCGCCCGCAAAGCTGTTCAGCTGACTGACCATCGTATTGACGGTCCGCGCCGTTTGCAGGAACTGGCCCTGCATGGGCTGACCCTCAACTTCCAGGGCCATGGTCTGCGAGAGGTCCCCGTTCGCCACGGCGGTGATCACGCGGGTCATCTCGCTGGTGGGCCAGACGAGGTCGTCCACCAGGGTATTCACACCCTCGATCAGCTCGGCC
This is a stretch of genomic DNA from Deinococcus hopiensis KR-140. It encodes these proteins:
- a CDS encoding CheR family methyltransferase encodes the protein MSPLSPPTDALEQIEITLLLEGVYQHYGHDFRGYAPGTVRRRVLHCLQAERLPTVSALQDRVLHDPAAMTRLVAALSIQVTEMFRDPSFYRALREQVLPVLRTHPFLRVWHAGCSTGEEVYSLAILLEEAGLLSRTRLYATDVSAPALAVARQGIYSAEKLAGYARNYTDAGGARSFSAYFTQGQGHALVSAPLRQNVIWGQHNLVTDGSFNEFHLILCRNVMIYFARPLQEQVQGLLHASLVTFGVLGLGQHETLEFSPHSAHFETLNYREKLYRRIA
- a CDS encoding response regulator — encoded protein: MTETALVDALDDQLLLSALLAFRDGDFSARLPSNWTGVAGKIADTFNEVLVSTGRVAQDVARVGHIVGKEGKVTQRIPLGRAVGGWAELIEGVNTLVDDLVWPTSEMTRVITAVANGDLSQTMALEVEGQPMQGQFLQTARTVNTMVSQLNSFAGEVTRVAREVGTEGKLGGQADVRGVGGTWKDLTDNVNFMAGNLTNQVRNIADVTTAVANGDLSKKITVDARGEILDLKNTINTMVDQLNSFAGEVTRVAREVGTEGKLGGQADVRGVGGTWKDLTDNVNFMAGNLTNQVRNIADVTTAVANGDLSKKITVDARGEILDLKNTINTMVDQLNSFAGEVTRVAREVGTEGKLGGQADVRGVGGTWKDLTDNVNFMAGNLTSQVRNIAFVTTAVANGDLSKKITADARGEILELKETINTMVDQLNSFAGEVTRVAREVGTEGKLGGQADVRGVGGTWKDLTDSVNFMAGNLTSQVRNIAFVTTAVANGDLSKKITVDVRGELLELKDTINTMVDQLNSFAGEVTRVAREVGTEGKLGGQADVRGVGGTWKDLTDNVNFMASNLTDQVRGIAQVVTSVANGDLKRKLTLEAKGEIAELAETINSMIDTLATFADQVTGVAREVGVEGRLGGQASVPGASGTWKDLTDNVNRLAANLTTQVRAIAEVATAVTKGDLTRSINLDARGELDALKDNINAMIHNLRDTTEKNEEQDWLKTNLARFTRMLQGQRDLLTVSRLILSELAPLVKASHGVFYTMDEDAPTPTLQLQASYAYRERKGLGNRFLLGEGLVGQCALEQQPIVLTHVPHDYVQINSGLGAATPTSIIVLPVVFEQQTKAVVELASFSTFSPTHIAFLEQLTESIGIVLNTIQATMRTETLLAQSQGMAQELQSQQEELRQTNEELEEKARLLAEQNREVERKNHEVESARQALEEKAAQLALTSKYKSEFLANMSHELRTPLNSLLLLANQLRENPEGNLSAQQQNYAKTIYASGNDLLNLINDILDLSKVESGTVTADVADVPYRVVGEALEATFAPVAADKGVGFELRFDSSLPASLATDEKRLLQILKNLLANAFKFTSRGSVTLEVAPAVGGWSLDNTSLLRAPGVVAFRVTDTGIGIPADKQRVIFEAFQQADGSTSRKYGGTGLGLAISRELARILGGEITLESTPGSGSVFTLYLPAGRRGMDFTPAAGGARNMVVGLNTTSSMGWTGLDTPSASSVGGASSLAPISPVPAAEGTAAPLPSAHVGDDRAVIQPGDRTVLIVEDDPTYAGILLELAHERGFLGLIATRGDQAITLAQTYRPTAVTLDLSLPDTSGWAVLDHLKHDPATRHIPVHIISGEEATLTGRKLGALDHVTKSGDKAALTRAFANLESFIARRVKNLLVIEDDPAQRENIVELIGNGDVKTTAVSSGAEALAALEATPFDCIVLDLQLTDMTGFELIQALQKNPAYKSIPVIVYTAQDLTRQQETQLRKAAKSIILKDVRSPERLLDEVTLFLHRVEANLPEAKRQILEGARQQDPTLQGRRVLVVDDDIRNIFALTAVLERHRMTVYTAENGRDAISMLESTPDIDAVLMDVMMPELDGYETTRLIRQNRKFKSLPIISLTAKAMPGDREKSIESGASDYISKPVNTDQLLSLLRVWLSR